The following nucleotide sequence is from Bacteroidota bacterium.
ACAGCCAACTCCTCGTAGTTCAACTCGTGGCCCACGAGCGAGACCGCGTCGATCCGCTCGCTCCGGCCCCACGTCCGGCCCTCGTCGGCCGAGCGCCACACCCACGCCGTCCGGGGAGCACCCTCGTCGAGCGCCCACAGCACCCCGTCCGGCGCCACCTTGAGTTGGAGCGGCTTCGTACTCCGGACGCTCGGGATCCGGCCGGCGTACGTCCACGTCGCTCCGTCGGCGCTCTCCCAGATCGTCCCCCACGGGTCGCCACCGTCCGGGGCCGGGCCGTAGATGGCCGCGTAGAGACGGCCCGTCACCGGCGAGCGGACCACCGAGTCGTGGTCGCTGTCCCACACGAAGTCAGCGGCCAGGTTCGACGGCTGCCACGTGAGTCCGCCGTCGTTGGAGTAGGCCGCCCCGCCCCGGCCCACCGCGACGAGCCGGCCCGAAGGTCGCTCGGCCGAGGTGGGCAGGTGCTCGAACGCCATCGGCGCGTATGGGAAGCCCATCGCGTCGTTGAGGTCGACGAGGTCCCACGAGAGGCCCCCGTCCGTCGAGCGGGCGATGCCGCAGCAGTCGGTTTCGTTGGCGATGAGGGTACCGTCGGGCGTCTCGAAGACCACGTCCACGTCGTCGACACCGGTCCAGGTCCAGGTCCGGCCGCCGTCGTCGGAGCGGTGGAGCGTGCTGTTGACGGCGAACATGGCCCCGGTCGAGGCGACGAAGATGTCGTCCTCTGGAAGCCGGATGTCCTCGATGATGACGGTCCAGTCAGGGTCACCGGGGCGGATGACGGCGAGGATTTCGAGGCCGATGGTGTAGACAGCCGAATCGGGGGCGACGAAGAGGCCCTCGGACTCAGGGAGGTGGCGTCCGACGGAGTCGCCGACGACCTCCCAGACGAGGGGCACCGGCGGGGGCTGGGCGGCAGCGGGCCGCACGGCGAGGACGGCCAGCGCGGCGACGGCGACGTAGATCAGGGGACGCATCATGGCTCAAAGAAACGACGAGGCAGCGCGCCGTGCTAGCGCGTGACGGTGACGCGCTGCACGAACGCCTCGACGATAGAGCCCGTTTGGATCTGGGCACGCACGATGTACACACCCGGAGGGAGCGTCT
It contains:
- a CDS encoding sialidase family protein gives rise to the protein MMRPLIYVAVAALAVLAVRPAAAQPPPVPLVWEVVGDSVGRHLPESEGLFVAPDSAVYTIGLEILAVIRPGDPDWTVIIEDIRLPEDDIFVASTGAMFAVNSTLHRSDDGGRTWTWTGVDDVDVVFETPDGTLIANETDCCGIARSTDGGLSWDLVDLNDAMGFPYAPMAFEHLPTSAERPSGRLVAVGRGGAAYSNDGGLTWQPSNLAADFVWDSDHDSVVRSPVTGRLYAAIYGPAPDGGDPWGTIWESADGATWTYAGRIPSVRSTKPLQLKVAPDGVLWALDEGAPRTAWVWRSADEGRTWGRSERIDAVSLVGHELNYEELAV